The Cucumis melo cultivar AY chromosome 6, USDA_Cmelo_AY_1.0, whole genome shotgun sequence genome includes a region encoding these proteins:
- the LOC103483160 gene encoding uncharacterized protein LOC103483160, whose translation MANLPRYGRRWQRLSSVPRLAPAAARSVQEPEPEILPLAPTIQTLQLFEPTPPPVAAAPPSSTPGEPTPSPRISPPAASPKYEATVIPEASPPLKPARSPPVSPPRKSAEPRNSISPNSYQEPLKPTTPLLSTLVLPKSSDVTTIPSAIKPEVEQKTGPLKKSDPQVEYVSGMPPPSLQAKAIDLAGDNIGAVMKINQFSVKSSGGEVTRKIETETGVQQENDEEKSRRETEFPMTPITNSNFQEVNNSVMYNSSCNSRDPGLHLDFSGKKDEAATVEEERGIAYDF comes from the coding sequence ATGGCCAATCTTCCGCGCTATGGTCGGAGATGGCAACGTCTTTCCTCAGTCCCCCGCCTCGCTCCGGCTGCCGCACGGTCTGTTCAAGAACCAGAGCCGGAGATTCTGCCATTGGCTCCAACCATCCAAACTCTACAACTTTTTGAACCCACCCCCCCGCCAGTGGCGGCTGCGCCCCCATCTTCCACTCCAGGAGAACCTACTCCTAGTCCTCGCATTTCTCCCCCCGCTGCGTCGCCAAAATATGAAGCTACCGTCATACCAGAGGCCAGCCCTCCGCTGAAACCCGCACGATCACCGCCAGTGTCCCCTCCACGCAAATCTGCTGAACCAAGGAATTCTATTAGCCCTAATTCGTATCAAGAACCTCTCAAGCCAACGACGCCATTACTTTCCACTCTGGTTCTACCCAAATCTTCAGATGTGACGACGATTCCATCCGCTATCAAGCCGGAGGTGGAGCAGAAAACAGGTCCGCTCAAGAAGTCGGATCCGCAGGTAGAGTACGTATCCGGTATGCCGCCGCCGAGCCTACAGGCGAAGGCTATAGACCTCGCAGGAGATAACATTGGCGCGGTAATGAAAATTAACCAATTCTCCGTTAAGAGTTCAGGCGGAGAAGTCACGAGGAAGATCGAAACAGAAACCGGCGTCCAACAAGAAAATGACGAGGAGAAAAGTCGCAGAGAAACCGAATTTCCGATGACGCCAATCACGAACAGCAATTTCCAAGAAGTGAACAATTCAGTTATGTATAATTCGTCTTGCAATAGCCGTGATCCGGGGCTGCATCTTGATTTCTCCGGCAAGAAGGATGAAGCAGCCACTGTGGAGGAAGAGAGGGGAATCGCTTATGATTTCTAA
- the LOC103483159 gene encoding uncharacterized protein LOC103483159: MAITLSLPKLPHKTPISSSKLPIPSIPTNLVLSQNPKCSNNLFIQTVHNLKPYTIPLTALTLPFFLHPQDALAVGGEFGILEGRSFALIHPLVMGGLFVYTLWAGYLGWQWRRVRTIQNEINELKKQVAPAAVTPDGKPVEAPPSPTELKIQQLTEERKELIKGSFRDRHFNAGSILLGFGVLEAIGGGVNTWFRTGKLFPGPHLFAGAGITVLWALAAALVPAMQKGNETARNLHIALNALNVILFIWQIPTGIDIVFKVFEFTKWP; encoded by the exons ATGGCCATTACTCTCAGTCTTCCAAAACTTCCCCACAAAACTCCCATTTCTTCATCAAAGCTTCCCATTCCCTCCATTCCAACGAATTTGGTCTTATCTCAAAACCCCAAATGCTCGAACAATTTATTCATTCAGACTGTTCATAATCTCAAACCTTATACCATTCCCCTCACCGCTCTCACATTGCCTTTCTTCCTTCATCCACAG GATGCTCTTGCTGTTGGAGGGGAATTTGGGATTTTGGAAGGAAGGTCATTTGCCCTTATTCACCCTCTTGTTATGGGTGGTCTTTTTGTCTACACTCTCTGGGCTGGCTATTTGGGATGGCAATGGCGGCGAGTCAGGACAATTCAGAATGAAATTAATGAGTTGAAGAAGCAAGTGGCTCCTGCGGCTGTAACCCCAGATGGGAAGCCAGTTGAAGCACCTCCATCTCCCACTGAATTGAAGATTCAGCAGCTCACAGAG GAGAGGAAAGAGTTGATCAAAGGGTCCTTCAGAGATAGGCACTTCAATGCTGGTTCCATATTATTAGGATTCGGAGTTTTGGAAGCGATTGGTGGAGGCGTAAATACCTGGTTTAGAACAGGAAAGCTTTTCCCTGGCCCTCATTTGTTTGCAGGAGCAG GGATTACCGTTCTCTGGGCTCTGGCAGCTGCTCTTGTACCTGCAATGCAGAAGGGAAATGAGACAGCCAGAAACCTTCACATTGCGCTGAATGCATTGAATGTCATACTTTTTATATGGCAGATTCCCACTGGAATTGACATTGTCTTCAAAGTTTTTGAATTCACAAAATGGCCTTGA